One window of the Archangium primigenium genome contains the following:
- the dgt gene encoding dGTP triphosphohydrolase gives MMDWKNLLCPQRIRELHGGRASARDEQELRTEFDRDYDRAVFSTPVRRLQDKTQVFPLEPHDAVRTRLTHSMEVSTLARGLARAVTRRLVSTQRIDPDQASGIEVIAATCGLIHDVGNPPFGHAGEKAISSWFKNRVERDPGFFGEFDAHPLQDQLRQDFLCFEGNAQTLRIVSKLQLLADRHGLNLTVGTLSAAMKYTAASHQTGKTGKAVSEHKPGYFASEQGVVDKIRKATGTQTARNPIASLVEASDDTIYATVDLEDGVKKGVITWAELEQAIPDEAPSAARDFIREQLKAASDYISSHIEHEPELALKGRALDEAKAQHFRTVVIAKTKGAVLQSFDSHYDALMNGSYRGELIADSTANALIQACKEVGRKHVYSSAQTLRLELLGRRVIHDLMDLFWEGVALHDGVTPGPGFAGKIYNLLSRNYRAVFEQACKQSPLPKSYHRFQLVTDYVCGMTDTFACKLHSELTHG, from the coding sequence ATGATGGACTGGAAGAACCTGCTGTGTCCCCAGCGCATCCGCGAACTGCACGGAGGCCGCGCCTCGGCTCGGGACGAGCAGGAGCTGCGCACGGAGTTCGACCGGGACTACGACCGGGCCGTCTTCTCGACGCCCGTCCGGCGGCTCCAGGACAAGACCCAGGTCTTCCCGCTCGAACCCCATGACGCCGTGCGCACGCGGCTGACCCACTCCATGGAGGTCTCCACCCTGGCCCGGGGGCTCGCGCGCGCCGTGACACGCAGGCTGGTGTCCACCCAGCGCATCGACCCGGACCAGGCGTCGGGCATCGAGGTCATCGCCGCGACGTGTGGATTGATTCACGACGTGGGCAACCCGCCCTTCGGACACGCGGGCGAGAAGGCCATCAGCAGCTGGTTCAAGAACCGTGTCGAACGAGACCCGGGCTTCTTCGGCGAGTTCGACGCGCATCCCCTCCAGGACCAGCTCCGTCAGGACTTCCTGTGCTTCGAGGGCAACGCCCAGACGCTGCGCATCGTCTCCAAGCTGCAATTGCTCGCGGACCGGCACGGACTCAACCTGACCGTCGGGACCTTGTCCGCGGCCATGAAGTACACGGCCGCATCCCATCAGACAGGCAAGACAGGCAAGGCCGTGTCCGAGCACAAGCCGGGCTACTTCGCCTCCGAGCAGGGCGTGGTGGACAAGATCCGCAAGGCCACGGGGACCCAGACCGCCCGCAACCCCATCGCCTCTCTGGTCGAGGCCAGCGACGACACCATCTACGCCACGGTGGACCTGGAGGATGGCGTCAAGAAGGGCGTCATCACCTGGGCGGAGCTGGAGCAGGCCATTCCCGACGAAGCCCCCTCCGCCGCCAGGGATTTCATCCGCGAGCAGTTGAAGGCCGCCTCGGACTACATCTCCAGCCACATCGAGCACGAGCCCGAGCTGGCGCTCAAGGGACGGGCGCTCGACGAGGCGAAGGCCCAGCATTTCCGCACCGTCGTCATCGCCAAGACCAAGGGCGCGGTACTCCAATCCTTTGACAGCCATTACGACGCCCTCATGAACGGGAGCTATCGCGGTGAGCTCATCGCGGACAGCACCGCGAACGCGCTCATCCAGGCGTGCAAGGAAGTGGGTCGCAAGCATGTCTATTCCTCGGCCCAGACCTTGCGCCTGGAACTCCTGGGCCGCCGCGTCATCCACGACCTGATGGATCTCTTCTGGGAAGGCGTCGCCCTGCACGATGGCGTCACCCCCGGTCCCGGCTTCGCGGGGAAGATCTACAACCTGCTCTCCCGCAACTACCGCGCGGTGTTCGAACAGGCCTGCAAGCAGTCCCCGCTCCCCAAGAGCTACCACCGCTTCCAACTGGTGACGGACTACGTCTGCGGCATGACCGACACGTTCGCCTGCAAGTTGCACTCTGAACTCACCCATGGCTGA